A stretch of Anaeromyxobacter dehalogenans 2CP-1 DNA encodes these proteins:
- the gatA gene encoding Asp-tRNA(Asn)/Glu-tRNA(Gln) amidotransferase subunit GatA, with the protein MSTPAHELCRLGLREAGAGVAAKAISSSELVEASLARIQATDGKLGAFLAVSADRARAAARAADARAARGERRSELDGVPVAVKDLFVTKGVPTTAGSRILEGWLPPYDATVVERLEAAGAVIVGKLNMDEFAMGSSNENSAYKPCHNPWDLSRTPGGSSGGSAASVAAGQVHASLGTDTGGSIREPAAFCGVVGVKPTYGRVSRYGVVAFASSLDQVGPLAREVGDAALVLRTIAGHDPRDMTSSTRPVDDYLAPLEDGARGLRVGVPREWLSGGLDAGVEAAVRAALDTYRRLGATLVDVSLPHSKYGIGAYYLIAPAEASSNLARYDGVRFGLRAADAKGLKEMYAESRERGLGAEPKRRIMLGTYALSSGYYDAYYLRAQKVRTLIRRDFDEAFRGCDVIAGPVTPSVAFKLGERTGDPLRMYLADIFTITCNLAALPGLSVPCGLEAASGLPVGLQLVGRPFDEATLFRAARALERELGPLPAPPEP; encoded by the coding sequence ATGAGCACGCCGGCGCACGAGCTCTGCCGCCTCGGGCTGCGCGAGGCGGGGGCGGGCGTCGCCGCGAAGGCGATCTCGTCCTCCGAGCTGGTCGAGGCCTCGCTGGCGCGCATCCAGGCGACGGACGGCAAGCTGGGCGCGTTCCTGGCGGTGAGCGCGGATCGCGCGCGCGCCGCCGCGAGGGCGGCCGACGCCCGCGCCGCGCGCGGCGAGCGCCGCTCCGAGCTGGACGGCGTGCCGGTGGCGGTGAAGGACCTCTTCGTCACGAAGGGCGTCCCCACCACCGCGGGCTCGCGCATCCTCGAGGGCTGGCTGCCGCCCTACGACGCCACCGTGGTGGAGCGGCTCGAGGCCGCCGGCGCGGTGATCGTCGGCAAGCTCAACATGGACGAGTTCGCCATGGGCTCGTCCAACGAGAACAGCGCGTACAAGCCCTGCCACAACCCGTGGGACCTCTCCCGCACGCCGGGCGGCAGCTCCGGCGGCAGCGCCGCGTCGGTGGCGGCGGGGCAGGTGCACGCCTCGCTCGGCACCGACACCGGCGGCTCCATCCGCGAGCCGGCCGCGTTCTGCGGCGTGGTCGGGGTGAAGCCGACCTACGGCCGCGTCTCGCGCTACGGCGTGGTGGCGTTCGCCTCGTCGCTCGACCAGGTGGGCCCGCTCGCCCGCGAGGTGGGCGACGCGGCGCTGGTCCTGCGCACCATCGCCGGCCACGACCCGCGCGACATGACCTCGTCCACCCGCCCGGTGGACGACTACCTCGCGCCGCTCGAGGACGGCGCGCGCGGGCTGCGCGTGGGCGTGCCGCGCGAGTGGCTCTCGGGTGGGCTCGACGCCGGCGTCGAGGCCGCCGTCCGCGCCGCGCTCGACACCTACCGCCGCCTGGGCGCCACGCTGGTGGACGTCTCCTTGCCGCACTCGAAGTACGGCATCGGCGCCTACTACCTCATCGCGCCGGCGGAGGCCTCCTCCAACCTGGCCCGCTACGACGGCGTGCGCTTCGGCCTGCGCGCCGCGGACGCGAAGGGGCTGAAGGAGATGTACGCGGAGAGCCGCGAGCGCGGCCTGGGCGCCGAGCCCAAGCGCCGCATCATGCTCGGCACGTACGCGCTCAGCTCCGGCTACTACGACGCCTACTACCTGCGCGCGCAGAAGGTCCGCACGCTCATCCGCCGCGACTTCGACGAGGCGTTCCGCGGCTGCGACGTCATCGCCGGCCCGGTCACCCCGTCGGTCGCGTTCAAGCTGGGCGAGCGCACCGGCGACCCGCTCCGGATGTACCTGGCCGACATCTTCACCATCACCTGCAACCTGGCGGCGCTGCCCGGGCTCTCGGTGCCGTGCGGCCTGGAGGCTGCGAGCGGCCTGCCGGTGGGGCTGCAGCTGGTGGGGCGCCCGTTCGACGAGGCGACCCTGTTCCGCGCGGCGCGCGCGCTCGAGCGCGAGCTCGGGCCGCTGCCCGCGCCCCCGGAGCCCTGA
- the gatC gene encoding Asp-tRNA(Asn)/Glu-tRNA(Gln) amidotransferase subunit GatC, whose translation MALSLEEVRRIAVLARLRLSEEEERTFAGQLSAILDHVRQLEELDVTAVEPMTHALAAGELPARREDAVLPSLTPEEATAAAPAREGTAFKVPRIIE comes from the coding sequence ATGGCGCTGTCGCTCGAGGAGGTCCGGCGCATCGCCGTGCTGGCGCGGCTGAGGCTGTCCGAGGAGGAGGAGCGCACCTTCGCCGGGCAGCTCTCGGCCATCCTCGACCACGTCCGCCAGCTCGAGGAGCTCGACGTCACGGCGGTCGAGCCGATGACCCACGCGCTCGCCGCCGGCGAGCTGCCGGCGCGGCGCGAGGACGCGGTGCTCCCGTCGCTGACGCCGGAGGAGGCGACCGCCGCCGCCCCGGCGCGCGAGGGCACCGCCTTCAAGGTGCCGAGGATCATCGAATGA
- a CDS encoding zf-TFIIB domain-containing protein: MSDKGTPGKPSTTEDEYFVREDAEKKRKLALQLKKETEESERKRLKDLHFMHCPKCGMQMQEMKLRGVDVDVCFSCSGIFLDKGELEHLEKPESRGVMSAILNWFKPESKA, translated from the coding sequence ATGTCCGACAAGGGAACGCCGGGGAAGCCGTCCACCACCGAGGACGAGTACTTCGTCCGCGAGGACGCCGAGAAGAAGCGGAAGCTCGCGCTCCAGCTCAAGAAGGAGACGGAGGAGTCGGAGCGGAAGCGCCTGAAGGACCTCCACTTCATGCACTGCCCGAAGTGCGGCATGCAGATGCAGGAGATGAAGCTCCGCGGCGTGGACGTGGACGTGTGCTTCTCGTGCAGCGGCATCTTCCTCGACAAGGGCGAGCTCGAGCACCTCGAGAAGCCGGAGTCGCGCGGCGTGATGAGCGCGATCCTGAACTGGTTCAAGCCGGAGTCGAAGGCGTAG
- a CDS encoding tetratricopeptide repeat protein: MDIRCERCRAAYVLEDEQVTAAGVALQCTNCGYLFEVRRKVVFVTTPLRPEHALGARPLAPPPRAGPPAAPAPPAPPAAPATPGARAASPAAAPPAPPDVPRPVVPPTAARIEPPAAFGAGTFDPGSPPSTSLRRSRAPQLILALVLAGGLGLGAKVLLDRMRAQVDLFGGDAASPPTEAEPAAPGPQPGAEPAPPSAVAPEAAPTSPSPAAGSPGEPSPTGAIAPGAPPPTGAPAPAPAEAPGAAPSPDAAPPAAAPEQAGAAARPPAGADALAQAGRLRSRGQIARALELYRGVLAADPDNVAALTGQGLCYLDLARYPSAEAAFQAALRVEPENPDATLGLAETYRWQGNDAEAIRYYERYLAHHPDGEEAAVARNAIDALRR, encoded by the coding sequence ATGGACATCCGCTGCGAGCGCTGCAGGGCGGCCTACGTGCTCGAGGACGAGCAGGTGACGGCCGCCGGCGTGGCCCTTCAGTGCACCAACTGCGGGTACCTCTTCGAGGTGAGACGGAAGGTGGTGTTCGTCACCACCCCGCTCCGCCCGGAGCACGCGCTCGGCGCGAGGCCGCTCGCGCCGCCGCCCCGGGCCGGACCTCCCGCCGCCCCCGCCCCGCCGGCGCCCCCGGCCGCGCCCGCGACACCCGGCGCGCGCGCCGCCTCGCCCGCGGCGGCCCCTCCTGCGCCGCCGGACGTCCCGCGCCCGGTCGTCCCGCCCACCGCGGCCCGCATCGAGCCGCCCGCCGCGTTCGGCGCCGGCACGTTCGATCCGGGGAGCCCGCCCTCCACCAGCCTGCGGCGGAGCCGGGCGCCGCAGCTGATCCTGGCGCTGGTGCTCGCCGGCGGGCTCGGGCTCGGGGCGAAGGTGCTCCTCGACCGGATGCGCGCCCAGGTGGACCTGTTCGGCGGCGACGCCGCCTCGCCGCCGACGGAGGCCGAGCCGGCCGCGCCCGGACCGCAGCCCGGCGCAGAGCCGGCCCCGCCGTCCGCGGTCGCGCCCGAGGCCGCGCCCACCTCGCCGTCGCCCGCGGCCGGATCCCCCGGCGAGCCCTCGCCCACCGGCGCCATCGCCCCGGGCGCACCGCCGCCCACCGGCGCTCCCGCGCCCGCGCCGGCGGAGGCGCCCGGCGCCGCGCCCTCGCCGGACGCCGCGCCGCCCGCGGCCGCGCCGGAGCAGGCGGGCGCCGCCGCGAGGCCGCCCGCGGGCGCCGACGCGCTCGCGCAGGCCGGCCGCCTGCGGAGCCGCGGCCAGATCGCGCGGGCGCTCGAGCTCTACCGCGGCGTGCTCGCCGCGGATCCCGACAACGTGGCGGCCCTGACCGGGCAGGGTTTGTGCTATCTCGATCTCGCCCGCTACCCTTCCGCCGAGGCGGCCTTCCAGGCGGCGCTGCGGGTGGAGCCGGAGAATCCGGACGCCACCCTCGGGCTCGCCGAGACATACCGGTGGCAGGGGAACGACGCGGAAGCCATCAGGTACTACGAGCGGTACCTCGCGCATCATCCCGACGGCGAGGAGGCCGCGGTCGCCCGGAACGCCATCGACGCACTGAGGAGATGA